Genomic segment of Terriglobales bacterium:
AAACGGCAACTTTTAGCACTGGTGCACAATCGAAGTCAAGCCGGGGGCGACAAAAGTGTGGGCTGGTGTTTCAGGAGGGAACGTGGCCTAATGCAGCGGCGCCAAATCTGCTGGGCGCAAGTTTTGTAAACATTACAACAGTGTTCACAATGGAATTGCCCTCTAACGACTGTCATCCTGAGGCCCGATGTTAGCCGAAGGATCTCCCGGAATATGTAGAACGTAATTGCTGCGTCCTGGCTCTTACACGATAATCGTTGGCCTAAGGCCAGGATGCGACAATCAAGTCCGACATATTCCGGGAGATCCTTCGGCTAACATCGGGCCTCAGGATGACAGGCTTAGCAAATTGAGCAGTGACCGGCACCGATCACACACACATGCAACGCCGAAAGAAAACACGACGAACCGCGCAGCCCAAACAGAATGCGCCTGTAACAATTAGCAGTCTCGCGAAGTATCTGAAACTCTCCCCCGCCGCTGTCTCGATGGTGTTGAACTCGACACCCAGGGCAACGCGCTTTCCCGAAAAGACAAGAAAACGCATTCTCGCCGCTGCCGCCAAATTCAACTATCGTCCCAACTTTGTCGCCCGCTCTCTCCGCAAGCAGCAGACGTTTACTATCGGCGTCCTCGTCCCTGAAGTAAGCGAAGGCTATGCCGCGCTGGTGCTGGCCGGCATCGAGGACTATCTGCTCCAGGCCGGCTACTTCTATTTTGTGGTCAGTCATCGCCATAAGACGCATTTGCTCGAGCAATATCCGCGGCTGTTTATGGATCGCCTGGTGGAAGGGATCATCGCCGTCGATACCACGGAGCTGCCATTTATCCCGCAGGTTCCCACAGCCGTTGTCTCCGGACATCGCCGGATGCCCGGCATCACCAACGTAGTACTCGACCACCGTCGTGCCGCAGTGCTCGCCCTCGAACATCTCTTGCAGCTCGGACACCGGCGCATTGCCTTCATCAAGGGCCAGCCATTCAGCTCTGATACCGAGACACGTTGGTCTTCGATCCGCGACGCCGCGCGCAAGCTGGGCCTGCCAATCGATCCCAATCTGGTCACACAGCTCCAGGCGGATTCCCCTACCCCAGAGCCCGGATACGACGTGACCAAGTCCTTGCTGGCAAAGCACCGCCACTTCACCGCGATGTTTGCCTTCA
This window contains:
- a CDS encoding LacI family DNA-binding transcriptional regulator → MQRRKKTRRTAQPKQNAPVTISSLAKYLKLSPAAVSMVLNSTPRATRFPEKTRKRILAAAAKFNYRPNFVARSLRKQQTFTIGVLVPEVSEGYAALVLAGIEDYLLQAGYFYFVVSHRHKTHLLEQYPRLFMDRLVEGIIAVDTTELPFIPQVPTAVVSGHRRMPGITNVVLDHRRAAVLALEHLLQLGHRRIAFIKGQPFSSDTETRWSSIRDAARKLGLPIDPNLVTQLQADSPTPEPGYDVTKSLLAKHRHFTAMFAFNDISAIGAIRALLDSGMKVPADVSVIGFDDIQSAAFQNPRLTTIRQPLRRMGELAAETLLKRIRGTEHHKVIAVEPELIVRESTAAPPIESFEGLREIAAAEARKAR